CGGACGGGGTGGTGCCGATCCGGCCGGGCGCGGGCTGAGCGGCCTGGCCGGCCGGGTCGCCGCGCTGGACGGTGAGTTCGTGCTGAGCAGTCCCGCAGGGGGACCGACCGAGATCCGGGTGATGCTGCCGTGCGGGTGATCCTCGCCGAGGACTCGGCGCTGTTGCGGGAAGGGCTGGTCCGGCTGCTGGCCGAGGAGGGCCATGAGGTGCTGGCCGCGGTCGGGGACGCGGCCGAACTGCTGGCTTACGTACGGCACCAACAGCCGGATGTCGTCGTGGTGGACGTCCGGATGCCGCCGACGCACACGGACGAGGGTCTGCGCGCCGCACTGGAGATCCGGCGCACCTGGCCCGCGGTGGGCGTTCTGGTGTTGTCGCAGTACGTGGAGAAGCGATACGCCACCGAGCTGCTCAGCACCGACTCCGAGGGGGTCGGGTACCTGCTCAAGGACCGGGTGGTCCAGGTGGGCGAGTTCCTCGACGCACTGCAGCGGGTCGCCGACGGCGGGGCCGCCTTCGATCCGGAGGTGGTCCGGCAGTTGCTGTCCCGGACCACCCACGTCGATCCGTTGGCGCGGTTGACGGGCAGGGAACGCGATGTGCTCGGCAGGATGGCTCAGGGGCACACCAACAGCACCATCGCCGAGCAGCTGCACGTGTCCCGGAGCGCCGTGGAGAAGCACGTCAACGCGATCTTCGAGAAGCTCGACCTGTCGCACACCACCGGCTACAGCCGCCGGGTGCTCGCGGTCCTGCGCTACCTCGGCTCCTGAACTCGTCCGCGCTTGGCCACCCGGGTCACCACGAACCAGATCACCAGCAGGACGACCGCCGCGGCCACGCCCTTGGACAGCACGCCCGCGTACTGCTCGACCAACCCCCAGTTCTCGCCGAGGGTGTAGCCCGCCAACACGAACGCGGTGTTCCACACCAGGCTGCCCAGCGTGGTGAAGAACAGGAACGTCGGGATCCGCATCCGTTCGACACCCGCCGGTACTGAGATGAAGCTCCGGAAGATGGGGATCATGCGGCCGTAGAACACCGCCTTCACCCCGTGCCGGGCGAACCACGCCTCGGTCCGGTCGATGTCCGCGACCTTCACGAGGGGGAGCTTCGCGGCGATCGCGCGGGTGCGGTCGCGGCCGAGCAGGGCGCCGACCGCGTAGAGGACCATCGCGCCGACCACGGACCCGAGGGTGGTCCACAGGATGGCGCCCACCAGGCTGAGGCTTCCCTTGCTCGCCGTGAAGCCCGCGAGCGGGAGGATCACCTCGCTGGGCAGGGGAGGGAACAGGTTCTCCAGGGCGATGGCGAGTCCCGCACCGGGCCCTCCCAGCGCTTCCATGAGCCCGATGGCCCAGCCGGTGATGCCGCCGGGCTCGGGGTTGGTTGCCAGATTCATGACTTCGTCGATCACGTCTACGACGCTAGGAATCCGGCGCCGGGCCGTCGCTGAGGAAGACCAGCCAAACTCGGGCTGAACACCGCAGGCGAATACTGAAGAAAACCTCAGTGCGTTGGGTTCCGCGCCGGGGCAGTCTGGCCAAGCGGGACCGCCGTGCACGGATCACACGGCTGGTTTCCTCGCTCTGGCCGAAGGACTGCGATCGGCCCTTGGCCCTTGGCCCTCGGCCCTCGGCGCTTGGACACGGCACGGAAGGCGGAACGCGATGTGAGGACTGACTTATGGGTAAGCGCAACCAAGAGAAGCGTGAGGCCAAGGCGGAACAGCGAGCACGTGGGCGTGCCGGTCGTGCCCCGATACGAGATGACCCAGGTGCGGATGACTTCGAGGAGTGCTCAGGCGAACAGGCGTACTCCCGGAAGCGGGCTCATGCCTTCCGCTCCGCGGTACGTGCCGCCGCCCAGGCGTACGTTCTGCGTGGTCCAGCGGCAGCGGTCGAACTCGTCGAGGACCTGAGCGCCTGGTGCCGGGCGATCGGCGTTCGCGAAGCGCACGTCGCACTGGAACAGATCTTGTTGGACGAGGTTCGCGAGATATGGAAACGCGGATGGCTGCCGGTGGACGTGTTCCACCTCGTGCGACGCCGGGTAGGGCGAGAGGCTGCGTCTCTCGTCGTTGATGTCATCGCCGCAGAACGCGCACATCATGCCCCGGGCACGGTGCATCCGCGGTGGCAGGATCAGTTGACGGAGATCGGCGCCACTGTGCGGCGGGATCGGGCGGCGCCGTTGCTGAGCCAATGGGCGCGACGACACGGCCACGACGAGCTGACGACGCTGACCGCGGCTGTTGCCGTCATCGGCGACCTTGCTTTCACCGCGGCGACTGCGCGGAGCCTGCCCCCACCCGGCTGCGCCCAGAACGTGACCCGGGCAGCTACCGGCGTCGACGAGAAGGTGCTCTCACGGGTGCGAGGCTTGCTCGCCAAGGCGGAGTCCACCGACTATCCCGATGAGGCCGAGGCGTTGTCCGCCAAGGCACAGGAGTTGATGAACCGGTACGCGTTGGACCGTGCCGCTGTGGAGGCCGAACAAGACGTGCCGCTCGCGGTGGCAGTTCGTCGGATCTGGCTGGAGAGTCCTTACCTGGCAGAGAAAGGACATCTGGTGACGGCGGTGGCCGGAGCCAACCGCTGCCGTTCGGTGCTCACCGCGAAACCGGGATACCTCACGATGATCGGTGACGAACTCGACCTGGATGCGACCGAGCTGCTGTCGACCTCGTTGCTGGTGCAGGCCAACAGGGCGATGCTGGCCGAGGGCAAGCGGACTGGACACGCGAAGGCCCGCTCGTTCCGGCAGTCCTTCCTGATCTCGTACGGCGTGCGGATCGGTGAGCGGCTGCACGCGGTCACGGCCTTGGACGAGTCGACGTCGCGAGCACTCGTTCCCGTGTTCGCCGAACGCGAGAAGGCAATCGACAACACGCTCGACGACCTGTTCCCACGCCTGCGATCACGGGACTTCACTGTCCGCGACGCGTCCGGCTGGGCCGCCGGACATGCTGCGGCCGACCGAGCCCGGTTGACCCTAAAGCGTCGAGCGTCGCACGACTGAGTGGCAGAGGACGCACGCGAGGTCAGCTGGGCAGCCAACGTGACGGGAGGTGCCTGATGAAGAAGACCTGACGAAAGTCAGGGGTGAGGGCTGTCTTACGGGCCCTGCGCTGAGGTGGCCCGATTCCTAGCGTTTCCGCCGTCAATCAGACGAACGGAGCGCACGGTGTGGGGACAAGGCAGAAGTTGGTGGCGGAGCGCGGTGGCTGCGGCGTTGGTGCTGAGCGCCGCGGTGCCCGGCCTGGCGATGGCAAGCGAAGGTGTGGACCGGGCCGCGGTGGACCGGTTCGTCACGAGTTTTGCTGACAGCGCCGGATATCCAGGTGTAGCGGTCGCGATCACCAAGGCGGATCGAGTGGTGCACGTGGCAGGCTACGGGCGTGATTCCTCAGGCGCCGGGCTGACCGCGGCGACGCCGATGCCGGTGGCTTCGGTCAGCAAGTCGTTCACGGCACTGGCCGTGATGCAGTTGGTCGAGGCCGGAAAGGTGAAGCTCGACGCGCCGGTGCGCGACTACATCGCCGACTTTCGGATCGCGGATCCGCGGGGTGCGCGGATCACGGTGCGGCAGTTGCTGAGCCACACCTCCGGAATCACCGATCGCACGCTTCCCGAGAAGAGCCTGCCGCAACCGAACTCCTTGGCGGAGGCCGTGGTGCGCGTCCGCGACGCGACGCTGGCGGTCGAGCCCGGGACACAGCACCGCTACACGAACACGAACTACCACCTCGCGGCACGGCTGGTGGAGGTGGTCGCCGGTGAACCGTTCGCGGAATACCTGCGGCGACAGGTGTTCGAGCCAGCGGGCATGCGGGGGACCACCTCCATCGACCGCACCCCGCGCGACGTTCCCAGCACGGTGCGGAACGGCCACATCTACGCCTACGGGAAGTCTGTTCCCGCCAGGGAGCCTGACCGGTTCGTCGCGGGTTCCGACGGTGTGATCTCCACTGCCGAGGACATGGCGCGGTGGCTGGTGGTGCAGGCCAACGGTGGCCGGACGGCCGACGGCACCCGGCTCGTCCCGCCCGAGAGCGCAGCGGCCATGCGCACATCGTCGGATCCGCGTTGGACGTACGGGCTGGGCTGGGACACCAGCAGCGGCGGCAAGGCTCGGCATGGCGGCATCTGGTTCACCCACGTGGCGGGTGCGCTGCTGCTGCCCTCCGGCTACGGCATCGCAGTGCTCAGCAACAGCGGCATCGGCCCGGGCAACGAGGGCACCTACTCACTGGAAGAAGGGTTGGCCGCGGTCCTGGAAGGAGGTATCCCCTCGACCGGTTCGCCGACGAGATTGATCATTGACCTGGTTCTGGCCGGGCTGACGTTGGTCAGCGTCGCACTCGGTGTGCGAAACCTGCGACGTCGGCGGGTGTGGGCGCGGCGGTTCGAAGGTCGGCCTGTGTGGCAGCTGGTGCTGCGGCTGCTGCCCCGCTTCGCTCCACTGGCCATCCTGCTCGCACTGCCTTACCTGCTCGGGTCGCTCTTCGGCGGCGGCCGTGACATGAACTACGTCCAGTTCGCCCACTACTCGGTGGCGCTGGTGACGTGGGGGCTGGTCGCGAGCCTGATGAACATCGGCGTGGTCGTCTCCCGGGTCGTGGCGTTGCGGAGGCTGGGCCGGTCTTCCCTGGTGAAGGCTGGGTAGTGTCCGTGAGCATGACGGGTGCCAGCGACTGGTGGTTGCGGAGATCGCCCGTCCCGCCGTGGGCGCTGGGATCAGTCGCGGCGATGCTCGTGGTCGTTGTCGTGTCCTATGAGGACATGACGACCTGGGCGTTCGCCTGCGCTCTGCTTGCGCCCAGCGCGGCCACCGTGTTGCTCGCGGTGCGCCCACTGGCCGCGCTCGGCGTGTGCGTCGTGGCGTCACTCGGGATGTCGTTGGCGGTGGACCACAGCGTCCCGCCGTGGAGTGTCGCGTTCGGTGCGGCACTGGGCGTGATCAGTTTCCTGGTGGGGCGTCGCACAGCCGACGCGGTGCCCGCCCTCGTGGTGTTCGGGGTGGGCGCCGGCTTGGCGGGCGTGCTCGGTTCGATCGCGAGTGGCGCGTGGGCGAGCGGGCCGCAGATGCTCGCGATGGCCGTGGTGCTGCCTTGGTGGTTGGGGCGCGGTGTTCGGCAACAGGCGGAGCTGGCCGCCGCAGACACCGAGCGCGCGCACCTTCGGGAGCGGGCTCGCATCGCGCACGACATGCATGACGTGCTCGGCCACGAGCTGAGCCTCCTGGCGTTGCGCGCCGGGGCCTTGGAGCTGGCGCCGGACCTGCCCGAGCGACACCGGGCGGCGATCGCGGCGCTGCGCGCGGGAGCAGGCCAGGCGATCGAGCGGCTGGCCGACATCGTCGGTGTTCTGCGCGACCGGGAGCCTGCGCCGCTGCACCCCGCGTCGGACGGTGTCGAGGACCTCGTTGACCGAGCCGTGGGCGCGGGAATGACGGTGTCGTTGGAGTGGGACGGCCCGCGGCAGCTGCCCGAGGTCATCGGCCAGGCGGCACATCGAGTGGTTCAGGAAGCGCTGACCAACGCCATGAAGCACGCACCGGCAGCGGCGGTGCGGGTCCGCCTGGCGGTCACCGGCACGAGCACCGAGGTCACCGTGACCAACGAGATGACCTCCGCATCGAGACGGGTCGGCGGCCGGGTCGGACTGGCGGCGCTGGAGGAGCGGGTCCGGTTCGTCGGTGGCACGTTCCGCGCGGGGCCGGTCGGCCGCACGTTCGAAGTCGTCGCCGCACTGCCACATCCGAGGGAGCCATGATCCGGGTACTGCTCGCCGACGACGAAGCGATGATCCGCGCCGGAGTGCGCGCCATCCTCACCGCCGACCAGGAGATCGACGTGATCGCCGAGGCGGCTGACGGGAGGCAGGCCGTCGAACTCGCCGCGGCGCACCGCCCCGACGTCGCCCTGCTGGACATCCGGATGCCGCGCCTGGACGGCCTGGCCGCCGCGGCCGAGATCGTCCGCGCGGTGCCGGAGGTCGCCGTGGCGATCCTGACCACCTTCGGCGACGACGCGTACTTGGCCAAGGCGCTCGACGGTGGCGCGAGGGGGTTCCTGCTGAAGTCCGGCGACCCGCGGGAGCTGATCTCCGGGGTGCACGCGGTGGCGGGCGGGGGTGCCTACCTGGCGCCGAAGGTGGCCGAGCGGGTGATCACGAAGCTGCGTGCGACGGGGTTCAGCCGCGAGACGGCGGCGCGTGCGCGGGTGGAGTCGTTGACCCAGCGGGAGCGTGACGTGCTGGCCCTGCTCGGCGGTGGGCTGTCCAACGCGCAGATCGCGAACCGGCTCCACCTCGTGGAGGGCACGGTGAAGGGCCACGTCAGCGCGATCTTCGACCGGCTCGGCCTGGACAACCGGGTGCAGGCGGCGGTGCTGGCCCACGAGGCCGGTCTCAGTGCCGAGCAGGGATCCTGAGCG
The window above is part of the Allokutzneria albata genome. Proteins encoded here:
- a CDS encoding response regulator, with product MIRVLLADDEAMIRAGVRAILTADQEIDVIAEAADGRQAVELAAAHRPDVALLDIRMPRLDGLAAAAEIVRAVPEVAVAILTTFGDDAYLAKALDGGARGFLLKSGDPRELISGVHAVAGGGAYLAPKVAERVITKLRATGFSRETAARARVESLTQRERDVLALLGGGLSNAQIANRLHLVEGTVKGHVSAIFDRLGLDNRVQAAVLAHEAGLSAEQGS
- a CDS encoding response regulator, which encodes MRVILAEDSALLREGLVRLLAEEGHEVLAAVGDAAELLAYVRHQQPDVVVVDVRMPPTHTDEGLRAALEIRRTWPAVGVLVLSQYVEKRYATELLSTDSEGVGYLLKDRVVQVGEFLDALQRVADGGAAFDPEVVRQLLSRTTHVDPLARLTGRERDVLGRMAQGHTNSTIAEQLHVSRSAVEKHVNAIFEKLDLSHTTGYSRRVLAVLRYLGS
- a CDS encoding sensor histidine kinase, whose product is MTGASDWWLRRSPVPPWALGSVAAMLVVVVVSYEDMTTWAFACALLAPSAATVLLAVRPLAALGVCVVASLGMSLAVDHSVPPWSVAFGAALGVISFLVGRRTADAVPALVVFGVGAGLAGVLGSIASGAWASGPQMLAMAVVLPWWLGRGVRQQAELAAADTERAHLRERARIAHDMHDVLGHELSLLALRAGALELAPDLPERHRAAIAALRAGAGQAIERLADIVGVLRDREPAPLHPASDGVEDLVDRAVGAGMTVSLEWDGPRQLPEVIGQAAHRVVQEALTNAMKHAPAAAVRVRLAVTGTSTEVTVTNEMTSASRRVGGRVGLAALEERVRFVGGTFRAGPVGRTFEVVAALPHPREP
- a CDS encoding DUF2786 domain-containing protein, which codes for MGKRNQEKREAKAEQRARGRAGRAPIRDDPGADDFEECSGEQAYSRKRAHAFRSAVRAAAQAYVLRGPAAAVELVEDLSAWCRAIGVREAHVALEQILLDEVREIWKRGWLPVDVFHLVRRRVGREAASLVVDVIAAERAHHAPGTVHPRWQDQLTEIGATVRRDRAAPLLSQWARRHGHDELTTLTAAVAVIGDLAFTAATARSLPPPGCAQNVTRAATGVDEKVLSRVRGLLAKAESTDYPDEAEALSAKAQELMNRYALDRAAVEAEQDVPLAVAVRRIWLESPYLAEKGHLVTAVAGANRCRSVLTAKPGYLTMIGDELDLDATELLSTSLLVQANRAMLAEGKRTGHAKARSFRQSFLISYGVRIGERLHAVTALDESTSRALVPVFAEREKAIDNTLDDLFPRLRSRDFTVRDASGWAAGHAAADRARLTLKRRASHD
- a CDS encoding DedA family protein, producing the protein MNLATNPEPGGITGWAIGLMEALGGPGAGLAIALENLFPPLPSEVILPLAGFTASKGSLSLVGAILWTTLGSVVGAMVLYAVGALLGRDRTRAIAAKLPLVKVADIDRTEAWFARHGVKAVFYGRMIPIFRSFISVPAGVERMRIPTFLFFTTLGSLVWNTAFVLAGYTLGENWGLVEQYAGVLSKGVAAAVVLLVIWFVVTRVAKRGRVQEPR
- a CDS encoding serine hydrolase domain-containing protein; the encoded protein is MAAALVLSAAVPGLAMASEGVDRAAVDRFVTSFADSAGYPGVAVAITKADRVVHVAGYGRDSSGAGLTAATPMPVASVSKSFTALAVMQLVEAGKVKLDAPVRDYIADFRIADPRGARITVRQLLSHTSGITDRTLPEKSLPQPNSLAEAVVRVRDATLAVEPGTQHRYTNTNYHLAARLVEVVAGEPFAEYLRRQVFEPAGMRGTTSIDRTPRDVPSTVRNGHIYAYGKSVPAREPDRFVAGSDGVISTAEDMARWLVVQANGGRTADGTRLVPPESAAAMRTSSDPRWTYGLGWDTSSGGKARHGGIWFTHVAGALLLPSGYGIAVLSNSGIGPGNEGTYSLEEGLAAVLEGGIPSTGSPTRLIIDLVLAGLTLVSVALGVRNLRRRRVWARRFEGRPVWQLVLRLLPRFAPLAILLALPYLLGSLFGGGRDMNYVQFAHYSVALVTWGLVASLMNIGVVVSRVVALRRLGRSSLVKAG